The proteins below come from a single Sorghum bicolor cultivar BTx623 chromosome 4, Sorghum_bicolor_NCBIv3, whole genome shotgun sequence genomic window:
- the LOC8066486 gene encoding uncharacterized protein LOC8066486 isoform X2 produces the protein MTAKTTRNKGMIDCTRGLSREQRAINRRNKLDSSLVSSRGYKRSRNPHVNWILKRIAATEAFCKFEDNLSAIAVQRFGEPLPDREDSNIAFEERSFGEIVKPGEITCPISTNYAVDLSSLVVSIALFDGDKMLFACSGIPIPHGRTTQSLTRFVTSAHLVTQFNQNRNKDDKLRVAVRLPNNRATDGFLGLYDKDIAIVTCFGFLGVHRIDLNDKAKPFPVDNLKAAGRAFNSGSLMAMRGSLYQKRPLEHLEDLNTWVSDSQHISKAVLGGPLLGSDNKIVGMSLDIYDPGDANLRYTFLPMDLLCKRLKHFQILNPEKLHNRGYTLPKDVSSVVPSGFMQTVCRLKSCDYPIPPPLVLEFNGQLFNHFEECFGEVLPWKGYPYGHPPSGSEKCVWNQLPKDIVTDVPRRVVSLASFNGYVRTFACTGLLIKWHGSKAKHTVILTSASLVRGRCNEDSIDNSLTIEVFLPPNQHAGGTLEFYNLDYNIAIVSLNKNFNAIRPDDIFTKNAQNKCKKVVAIGRDAKLHLLMAASGEVKPGNKGCKVVCEDVRLSTCKIKKAGIGGPLINLDGSFVGMNFYDGSGVTPFLPRHKIVKVLSRVNSLPSECGYNHPMPINVISGTKKGIQKNKWPVPKPYWYHGGLEASVHDLGNHKHIGRRLN, from the exons AT GACCGCAAAGACCACGAGGAACAAGGGGATGATTGATTGCACAAGAGGTCTGAGTAGGGAGCAGAGAGCCATAAACAGAAGGAACAAACTTGATTCATCACTGGTTTCAAGTCGGGGTTACAAGAGATCCAGGAACCCCCACGTAAATTGGATCCTAAAAC GTATTGCAGCCACTGAAGCGTTTTGTAAGTTTGAGGATAATCTATCTGCTATTGCAGTGCAACGATTTGGTGAACCTTTACCTGACAGAGAAGATTCAAACATTGCTTTTGAGGAGAGGTcatttggtgaaatagtcaAACCTGGTGAAATAACTTGTCCGATCAGTACTAATTATGCTGTGGATTTGTCTTCCTTGGTCGTCTCGATTGCTTTGTTTGATG GAGATAAGATGTTATTTGCATGCTCGGGCATACCTATACCTCACGGAAGAACTACACAAAGCCTAACAAGATTTGTGACATCAGCACATTTGGTTACACAATTCAACCAGAATAGAAATAAAGATGATAAGTTGAGG GTTGCAGTGCGCCTTCCTAATAATAGAGCTACCGATGGGTTCTTAGGACTATATGATAAAGACATTGCTATTGTCACATGCTTCGGCTTCCTAGGAGTCCATCGTATAGATCTGAATGATAAGGCAAAACCTTTCCCTGTTGACAATTTGAAAGCTGCTGGGCGTGCCTTCAACTCTGGCAGTTTGATGGCCATGCGTGGATCTCTATATCAGAAACGCCCCCTCGAACACCTCGAAGACCTCAACACCTGGGTTTCAGATAGTCAACATATCTCAAAG GCTGTACTTGGAGGGCCACTTCTGGGGTCAGATAATAAAATTGTAGGGATGAGCTTAGATATATATGACCCTGGTGATGCAAATTTGAGATACACCTTCCTACCAATGGACTTACTTTGCAAACGCTTGAAGCATTTTCAGATACTCAA TCCTGAAAAACTACACAACCGTGGATATACGTTGCCTAAAGACGTATCAAGCGTAGTTCCTTCAG GGTTTATGCAAACTGTTTGCAGGTTAAAGTCCTGTGACTATCCCATTCCACCACCGCTTGTGCTCGAAT TCAATGGGCAATTATTTAATCATTTCGAAGAATGCTTTGGTGAAGTACTTCCTTGGAAAGGGTATCCCTATGGTCATCCACCTAGTGGCTCTGAGAAGTGTGTCTGGAATCAACTTCCGAAAGATATTGTGACAGATGTACCCCGTCGTGTTGTCTCCCTTGCTTCATTCAATG GGTATGTGAGAACTTTTGCATGCACAGGCTTGCTTATAAAGTGGCATGGAAGCAAAGCTAAGCACACTGTCATCCTGACTTCAGCCAGTTTGGTTAGAGGTCGTTGTAATGAGGATAGCATTGATAATAGCTTGACG ATTGAGGTGTTTCTCCCACCGAATCAACATGCTGGTGGGACATTGGAATTTTATAATTTAGACTATAACATTGCTATTGTCAGTCTCAATAAGAATTTCAATGCTATTCGTCCGGATGACATCTTCACAAAAAATGCACAAAACAAATGTAAAAAGGTTGTAGCTATAGGGCGTGATGCTAAACTTCATTTATTAATGGCTGCAAGTGGGGAAGTCAAGCCTGGAAACAAGGGTTGCAAAGTTGTTTGCGAAGATGTTCGGCTATCTACTTGTAAAATCAAGAAG GCTGGGATTGGAGGTCCACTTATTAATCTTGATGGGAGTTTTGTTGGCATGAACTTCTATGATGGAAGCGGTGTAACTCCTTTCTTACCAAGGCACAAGATTGTTAAAGTTCTAAGTCGAGTGAATTCTTTACCATCAGAATG TGGATATAACCATCCTATGCCTATCAATGTTATTAGTGGGACAAAAAAGGGAATCCAGAAAAACAA GTGGCCGGTGCCCAAGCCATATTGGTATCATGGCGGACTTGAGGCGAGTGTTCATGATCTAGGCAATCATAAGCATATTGGGCGGCGTCTTAATTAG